A portion of the Leptospira noumeaensis genome contains these proteins:
- the mazG gene encoding nucleoside triphosphate pyrophosphohydrolase, which yields MNPPNFDSPLENLLALTADLRSPEGCPWDKEQTHLSVIPHLLEETYEVVDTIEQGDDNHLKEELGDLLFQITFHSQLAKERGAFSFQDVANDVFQKLVYRHPHVYGNKDGIDSGEQVLTQWDQLKQKEKEKKGKTDSDRSILAGIPKALPAIQRSEKIQSKVTKQGFDWPTVSGVFEKFQEEIKELDTELQTKGSLSSKKLPYDERVEDELGDLFFLLVNLSRKLSIDPETCLRRANEKFETRFRIVEDLVSETGKTLKDHSLEELDLFWDQAKLQLKNKVSNHKNPDGNVKDQSDKNLDR from the coding sequence GTGAACCCTCCTAATTTCGATTCACCCTTGGAAAATCTCCTGGCTCTTACGGCTGATTTGCGTAGTCCCGAAGGTTGTCCCTGGGACAAAGAACAAACCCATCTTTCCGTCATCCCCCATCTACTCGAAGAAACCTACGAGGTTGTGGATACCATTGAACAGGGCGATGACAACCATTTAAAAGAAGAATTGGGAGACTTACTTTTTCAGATCACTTTTCATAGCCAACTGGCAAAGGAACGTGGGGCTTTTAGTTTTCAGGATGTAGCCAATGATGTATTCCAAAAATTGGTTTATCGTCACCCGCATGTTTATGGAAACAAAGATGGAATTGATTCTGGGGAACAGGTGCTGACTCAGTGGGACCAGCTAAAACAAAAAGAAAAAGAGAAAAAGGGAAAAACAGATTCTGACAGAAGTATTCTTGCGGGAATTCCAAAGGCACTCCCTGCCATCCAACGTTCAGAGAAAATCCAAAGTAAGGTAACCAAACAAGGGTTTGATTGGCCAACGGTTTCTGGTGTGTTTGAAAAATTCCAAGAAGAAATCAAAGAACTAGATACAGAACTCCAAACGAAAGGATCCCTTAGTTCTAAAAAATTACCTTATGATGAACGTGTCGAAGACGAGTTAGGTGATCTTTTCTTTTTGTTAGTGAATTTATCCAGGAAACTTTCGATTGATCCAGAAACCTGCCTTCGCCGTGCCAATGAAAAATTTGAAACTAGGTTTCGTATTGTAGAAGATTTGGTTTCAGAAACGGGAAAAACTTTAAAGGATCATTCCCTCGAGGAACTTGATTTGTTTTGGGACCAAGCGAAGTTGCAACTAAAAAATAAAGTCTCAAACCATAAGAATCCTGATGGCAATGTTAAAGATCAATCTGACAAAAACTTGGATCGGTAA
- a CDS encoding LIC_13241 domain-containing protein, with protein sequence MSSLNLNDLPFLKEESLRVYRWLVIEYPEIENEKNLIQGKKDNQSEEKKNSFSMNQLEGNETSEFPIRWMMEQKGQRFEWVVSDMGSVTLRLGDMEGKRRNPAPIFYLSLRKLEGDVFHWTDPEGNPVPFPDPSILIDIQNRIQLYMDSIS encoded by the coding sequence ATGAGCTCTCTGAATTTAAACGATTTACCATTTTTAAAAGAAGAGTCCCTTCGTGTGTATCGTTGGTTGGTTATCGAATATCCAGAGATCGAAAACGAGAAGAATCTAATTCAAGGAAAGAAAGACAATCAATCTGAAGAAAAGAAAAATTCTTTTTCTATGAACCAATTGGAAGGTAATGAGACCAGCGAATTCCCCATTCGTTGGATGATGGAACAAAAAGGTCAGAGGTTCGAATGGGTAGTATCGGACATGGGTTCCGTAACACTTAGATTAGGTGATATGGAAGGAAAACGAAGAAATCCCGCACCTATTTTTTATTTGAGTTTACGAAAGCTGGAGGGGGATGTGTTCCATTGGACAGATCCAGAAGGAAATCCAGTTCCTTTTCCTGATCCATCCATTTTGATCGATATCCAAAACCGAATCCAATTGTATATGGATTCTATTTCTTAA
- a CDS encoding alpha-L-glutamate ligase-like protein, which yields MISLFKKFEEEGILGINRRVGEYILPYNPREYYPLVDDKWKTAELARQFHVPMPHHYGIVDAFGGIRNVRELVQNKPGFVVKPANGGMGNGILVIARESEGSNGLVRYHKVDDKTLSEKELQHHISGILSGLYSLDGNSDSCVLQERLECHSFFREISFRGIPDIRVIVFLGYPVMAMLRLPTMESGGRANLHQGALGVGVELRTGTLTHSVCNDKIIHLHPDTKQTLSGRVIPHWETILEMASRCYDMSGLGYLGVDIVLDETRGPLLLEMNARPGLGIQIANRMGLRDRLQLVERIQNSADGPKDRIHRMFQEL from the coding sequence GTGATTTCTCTTTTCAAAAAATTTGAGGAAGAAGGAATTCTCGGAATTAATCGTAGGGTGGGTGAATACATTTTACCTTATAATCCAAGAGAGTATTATCCATTAGTGGATGATAAATGGAAAACGGCTGAACTAGCCAGACAGTTTCATGTTCCCATGCCCCATCATTATGGAATTGTAGACGCCTTCGGTGGGATACGGAATGTTCGAGAACTCGTCCAAAACAAGCCCGGTTTTGTTGTGAAACCAGCTAACGGTGGTATGGGAAATGGGATCCTGGTTATAGCTCGTGAGTCAGAAGGATCTAATGGTTTGGTTCGTTATCACAAAGTAGATGACAAAACTCTTTCTGAAAAAGAACTCCAACATCATATATCGGGTATTTTATCGGGACTTTATTCCTTGGATGGTAATTCTGATTCTTGTGTATTACAAGAACGATTGGAATGCCATTCCTTCTTTCGGGAAATTTCTTTTCGGGGGATTCCTGACATTCGGGTCATTGTGTTTTTAGGTTATCCTGTGATGGCTATGTTGCGTTTGCCTACAATGGAATCAGGGGGAAGGGCCAACCTTCACCAAGGGGCACTTGGTGTGGGTGTAGAACTTCGCACAGGAACTCTGACTCACTCAGTATGTAATGACAAAATCATCCATCTACATCCGGACACCAAACAAACATTAAGCGGAAGAGTGATTCCTCATTGGGAAACTATTTTGGAGATGGCATCTCGTTGTTATGATATGTCTGGTCTCGGGTATTTGGGAGTAGATATCGTACTCGATGAAACGCGAGGGCCGTTGTTACTGGAAATGAATGCAAGACCAGGGCTTGGAATTCAAATTGCGAATCGGATGGGGTTACGAGATCGTTTGCAGTTAGTGGAGAGGATTCAGAATTCGGCGGATGGCCCCAAAGACAGGATCCACCGAATGTTTCAAGAGTTGTAA
- a CDS encoding DUF6580 family putative transport protein translates to MFQSRVSVAILMVIATVISRILPHPPNFTPILAVSLFAGAYLTDRRLALFVPILAMFVSDYFIGFHDLMPVVYGFMILAVLFGKQIGTSLTKSFGFTVVGSVVFFGLTNLAVWATSGMYTLDVSGLVTCFTLAIPFFQNSIAGDLVYSGILFGSMAFLNRTVFVTAKQNA, encoded by the coding sequence ATGTTCCAATCTCGTGTCTCCGTTGCCATCCTAATGGTGATCGCTACTGTCATCAGCCGTATTCTACCACACCCACCGAATTTTACGCCTATTTTGGCAGTTTCTTTGTTTGCGGGTGCTTATTTGACAGACAGACGACTTGCTCTTTTTGTTCCTATCTTAGCGATGTTTGTTTCCGATTACTTCATTGGGTTTCATGACCTTATGCCAGTGGTTTACGGATTTATGATTTTAGCAGTCCTCTTTGGAAAACAAATTGGAACTTCACTCACTAAGTCTTTTGGATTTACCGTGGTTGGATCGGTTGTCTTCTTTGGCCTCACAAACCTAGCGGTTTGGGCAACCAGCGGAATGTATACTTTGGATGTTTCGGGCCTCGTGACTTGTTTCACACTCGCCATTCCTTTTTTCCAAAACTCCATTGCTGGCGACTTAGTTTATTCAGGAATCCTTTTTGGATCTATGGCTTTCCTCAATCGCACTGTTTTTGTTACAGCAAAACAAAACGCTTAA
- a CDS encoding 7TM domain-containing protein gives MDRKTFITVSILFILPIISILYKLNVADLSLLPVEVDDTVNLQVVILPKENVAVSEVTFPVPKQFIQAKVLKSNTKIEDLDFRMQKRQFGHLGIWEGEDWNSSIGYYAKIKILPYTHSHPEPEIVTENKKLPAKEPYYLSLKNFSPEEIRLAKKLFEQIHPYDKDNVAAAKQIYYFISEEVINTTKEITLADTIRLNNGNAYTQAILFSLLCRMKGIQARTVAGFDLSKQNGKDNKTKLTFWNEIRIHGKWYFVSTYKNIFAGHVNGYLPLWKSVEERRSLGEDPATFRYTSYITKSNVNRYNFKEYSEEVASSNSFLRYYSLYSLPTPLQNLFRLVILIPIGALVLSVARNMIGIPTFGIFTPILLAMFFYETNLLFGICFFLLMIGLGFFERYALDKYYLLAVPRLSILLTITVITLILFSVLNEEISFFNQMSVTLFPIVITTIFVERFSIMIIEEGVLNTFVTLAGTLLIALISYMIFFFGSLQILFFTHPELLLVVIAVQILLGQYKGYRVSELFRFKEIFKS, from the coding sequence TTGGATCGTAAAACTTTTATTACTGTTTCGATCTTGTTTATTTTGCCTATAATTTCGATTCTTTATAAGTTAAATGTTGCCGATCTTTCACTTTTACCTGTAGAAGTTGATGACACAGTCAATTTACAAGTGGTGATTCTTCCTAAAGAAAATGTGGCCGTTTCAGAAGTAACATTTCCTGTTCCCAAACAATTCATCCAAGCCAAAGTTTTAAAATCCAATACGAAAATAGAAGATTTGGATTTTAGAATGCAAAAAAGACAATTTGGGCATTTGGGAATTTGGGAAGGAGAAGATTGGAATTCATCTATTGGTTATTACGCAAAGATAAAAATTTTACCATACACACATTCTCATCCAGAACCAGAAATTGTTACCGAAAATAAAAAACTACCAGCCAAAGAACCGTATTACCTATCTCTAAAAAACTTCTCTCCAGAAGAAATTCGTTTAGCAAAAAAACTCTTTGAGCAAATTCATCCTTATGACAAAGACAATGTAGCCGCTGCAAAACAAATTTATTATTTTATTTCAGAAGAAGTTATCAATACCACAAAAGAGATCACACTTGCTGATACGATTCGTCTGAATAATGGAAATGCGTATACGCAGGCCATTTTGTTTTCGTTACTTTGTCGAATGAAAGGAATCCAAGCGAGGACAGTTGCTGGTTTTGATTTATCAAAACAAAACGGAAAGGACAATAAAACAAAACTTACTTTTTGGAATGAAATCCGAATTCATGGGAAATGGTATTTTGTTTCAACTTACAAAAATATATTTGCCGGGCATGTAAATGGTTATTTGCCACTCTGGAAATCCGTAGAAGAAAGAAGATCTCTCGGTGAAGATCCGGCTACTTTTCGTTATACTTCCTACATTACCAAATCGAATGTAAATCGTTATAATTTTAAAGAATATAGTGAGGAAGTGGCATCGAGTAATAGTTTCCTCAGATATTATTCCTTGTATAGTTTACCGACACCGTTACAGAATTTGTTTCGGTTGGTGATTTTGATTCCTATTGGAGCTTTGGTTTTGTCTGTGGCTAGGAATATGATTGGGATTCCCACCTTTGGAATTTTTACACCGATTTTACTTGCTATGTTTTTTTATGAAACAAATCTCTTATTTGGAATTTGTTTTTTTCTTTTGATGATTGGACTTGGATTTTTCGAAAGGTACGCTTTGGATAAATACTATCTACTCGCAGTGCCCAGACTTTCCATCCTACTCACCATTACCGTCATTACCTTAATTTTATTTTCTGTTTTGAATGAAGAAATTTCGTTTTTCAATCAAATGAGCGTTACTTTGTTTCCTATTGTGATCACCACTATTTTTGTGGAACGTTTTTCAATTATGATCATTGAGGAAGGTGTATTGAATACCTTTGTCACTCTTGCTGGAACTTTACTGATTGCACTCATCAGTTATATGATTTTCTTTTTTGGTTCTTTACAAATTCTCTTTTTTACTCATCCAGAATTATTGTTAGTTGTCATTGCCGTTCAAATCCTTCTTGGGCAATACAAAGGTTATCGAGTTTCAGAACTTTTCCGTTTTAAGGAAATTTTTAAATCGTGA
- a CDS encoding RimK/LysX family protein: MKFLYILIYQLIPRLSFFVFLGITALVINCFGSRQVVEKKPDSHIKPIVIPPQYLKPIVGRVEWVEFPNWKLKLRARVDTGAKSCSIHAVNIEKITENGEEFVVFETFVDEKPVKLKSRFVKEAKVSSTSGISEKRIMIREVMKMGKIKEDVIINLNDRTNLNYPILIGRNFLMGKFLVDVSLSHALGD, encoded by the coding sequence ATGAAATTTTTATATATTCTAATTTACCAATTGATTCCACGTTTATCATTTTTTGTATTCCTTGGGATTACGGCTCTGGTGATTAATTGTTTTGGATCAAGACAAGTAGTGGAGAAAAAACCTGATTCTCATATCAAACCCATTGTCATTCCGCCACAATATTTAAAACCCATTGTGGGTAGAGTGGAATGGGTTGAATTCCCCAATTGGAAACTCAAACTTCGAGCCAGGGTCGATACTGGGGCCAAATCTTGTTCCATCCATGCGGTCAATATTGAAAAGATCACTGAAAATGGGGAAGAGTTTGTAGTTTTTGAAACCTTTGTGGATGAAAAACCAGTAAAACTAAAAAGTCGATTTGTGAAAGAAGCAAAAGTTTCTAGCACTTCTGGAATTTCTGAAAAACGAATTATGATTCGAGAAGTTATGAAGATGGGTAAAATCAAAGAAGATGTCATCATTAATTTGAATGATAGAACCAATTTGAATTATCCAATACTGATTGGTCGAAATTTTCTTATGGGAAAATTTTTAGTAGATGTGTCCTTATCACACGCATTAGGGGATTAG